A genomic window from Glycine max cultivar Williams 82 chromosome 17, Glycine_max_v4.0, whole genome shotgun sequence includes:
- the LOC100798799 gene encoding uncharacterized protein encodes MSRFQSLFKPELSELGIAWPEVQAQTITYPPSLIQLIQNNLFHGLLNEDPYAHLATYIEICNTIRLAGVPEDAIRSSLFSFSLLGEAKRWLHSFKGNSLMTWDEVVDKFLKKYFPESKTAEGKAVISFFHQFPDESLSEALERFRGLLRKTPTHSFSELMQLNIFIDGLRPQSKQLLDASAGGKIKMKTLEEAMDLIENMAASDIAILRDRAHIPTKKSLLELTSQDSLLQDVQSVVELMTLDVVSLVKNQLFNYMGNQPKNTFNEGGFTGFQNGQQYQQQRQWQNHPGNQFNRDQGGPSNRPQQQVPSLYEHTTKLEETLAQFMQVSMSNQKSSESAIKNREVQVG; translated from the exons ATGTCgcgatttcagagcctatttaagcctgaattgTCAGAATTAGG TATAGCGTGGCCAGAGGTTCAGGCACAAACAATCACATATCCTCCTTCTTTGATACAGCTGATTCAAAATAATCTGTTTCATGGTCTACTAAATGAAGACCCATACGCACACCTGGCCACttacattgaaatatgcaataccATTCGGCTGGCTGGTGTGCCGGAAGATGCAATCAGATCGAGTTTGTTTTCGTTTTCACTATTAggagaagctaagaggtggcttcattcTTTTAAAGGGAACAGTCTGATGACCTGGGATGAAGTTGTAGAtaagtttttaaagaaatatttccctGAGTCGAAGACTGCAGAAGGTAAAGCCGTCATCTCTTTCTTCCACCAATTTCCAGATGAATCATTGAGTGAGGCCCTAGAAAGATTCAGAGGCTTGTTAAGAAAAACTCCCACTCACAGTTTTTCAGAACTGATGCAACTCAATATCTTTATAGATGGGTTAAGACCACAATCTAAGCAGCTTCTTGATGCTTCAGCTGGGGGTAAAATCAAGATGAAGACTCTTGAAGAAGCAATGGACCTTATTGAAAACATGGCTGCTAGTGATATTGCCATCTTAAGAGATAGAGCCCACATCCCAACCAAGAAGAGCTTattggagcttacatcacaggATTCATT GTTGCAGGATGTACAATCCGTGGTGGAGCTCATGACTCTGGATGTTGTATCCCTAGTGAAGAACCAATTATTCAACTACATGGGGaatcagcccaaaaatacttttaatgaaGGAGGATTTACCGGATTCCAAAATGGCCAGCAATACCAACAACAGAGACAATGGCAGAACCACCCTGGCAATCAATTCAACAGAGACCAGGGTGGACCGTCCAATAGGCCTCAGCAGCAAGTGCCTAGTCTCTATGAGCATACCACGAAGttggaagagactctagctcagtttatgcaggtttcAATGTCTAACCAGAAGAGCTCGGAGTCCGCCATTAAGAATCGGGAGGTCCAAGTGGGCTAG